In a single window of the Chondrocystis sp. NIES-4102 genome:
- a CDS encoding glutamyl-tRNA(Gln) amidotransferase subunit C: MIDRQEVRKVANLARLKITEEEEIAFTTQLNSILGYFEQLSELDTTDVAPTTRAIETSNITRPDQLVPFPDKEALLKAAPEQQGEFFRVPKILTSDEA, from the coding sequence ATGATTGATCGCCAAGAAGTCAGAAAAGTTGCTAATTTAGCCAGATTGAAGATTACCGAAGAAGAAGAAATAGCCTTTACCACTCAATTAAACAGCATTCTTGGCTATTTTGAACAGTTGAGTGAGCTTGATACTACTGATGTTGCACCAACCACTAGAGCAATTGAAACGAGTAATATTACTCGCCCAGATCAGTTAGTACCTTTTCCAGATAAAGAAGCTTTGCTTAAGGCTGCTCCTGAGCAACAAGGGGAATTTTTCCGTGTACCCAAAATTCTAACTTCCGATGAAGCATAG
- a CDS encoding aldose 1-epimerase, whose amino-acid sequence MIDIQQLNADYGITNKVKFTEGQGGLPMIEVQNEYAQATISLYAGQVLSFKPVNQTEDVMFVSKQAYYQVGKAIKGGTPICWPWFGPDPENQGRSSHGFVRNRLWQMRDVSSTIDGATKVVLGLEATAETQAIWNYDFDLAIAITVGNTLTIELITRNTGKQAFSITQALHTYFQIADLNQVEVLGLENKTYIDKVDGGKEKTQSGVITFSGECDRIYLDVPATLIIKDASLNRKIKITATNSKTAIVWNPGSIISASMADLDDQDYQHFVCVETANAADEIIEIPAASEYKLTANYAVESL is encoded by the coding sequence GTGATCGATATTCAACAGTTAAATGCAGATTACGGCATTACTAATAAAGTAAAATTCACTGAGGGTCAAGGTGGTTTGCCAATGATCGAAGTTCAAAATGAATACGCTCAAGCCACTATCTCTCTATATGCAGGTCAAGTATTATCTTTTAAACCTGTTAACCAAACTGAAGATGTGATGTTTGTTAGTAAGCAGGCTTATTATCAAGTTGGTAAAGCTATAAAAGGTGGTACACCAATCTGTTGGCCTTGGTTTGGGCCAGATCCTGAAAATCAAGGACGCTCCAGTCATGGTTTTGTGCGTAATCGTCTTTGGCAAATGCGAGATGTTAGCAGCACTATTGACGGCGCAACTAAAGTTGTTTTGGGTTTAGAAGCCACAGCAGAAACTCAAGCGATCTGGAATTATGATTTTGATTTGGCGATCGCCATTACAGTCGGTAACACTCTAACCATCGAATTAATTACGCGCAACACAGGGAAACAAGCATTCTCTATTACCCAAGCTCTTCATACTTATTTTCAGATCGCAGATCTCAATCAAGTCGAGGTATTAGGTTTGGAGAATAAAACTTATATAGATAAAGTTGATGGAGGTAAAGAGAAAACCCAGTCAGGAGTAATAACATTTTCTGGCGAATGCGATCGTATCTATCTTGATGTCCCAGCCACATTAATAATTAAAGATGCTTCCTTAAATAGAAAGATTAAAATTACCGCCACCAACAGCAAAACCGCAATTGTTTGGAATCCTGGCTCGATAATCTCCGCTAGTATGGCTGATTTAGATGACCAAGATTATCAACACTTTGTCTGTGTGGAAACTGCTAACGCAGCAGATGAAATTATTGAGATTCCAGCAGCAAGCGAGTATAAACTTACTGCTAACTATGCAGTTGAATCTTTATAG
- a CDS encoding phosphoribosylformylglycinamidine synthase subunit I — MKFGVIVFPGSNCDRDISTVTQGLLAAPTRMVWHQETDISDLDVVVIPGGFSYGDYLRCGAIAQFSPITKSIIEHAQQGKYVWGICNGFQILTEVGLLPGALIRNRGLHFICDRVPLKIERHDLIWTQAYQGQQVITLPIAHGEGCYYADDHTIKALEDNGQVVFRYSNFSGEISSDYNPNGSINSIAGIINQQGNVLGMMPHPERAADGSIGITDGLPMFEGLLNLISA; from the coding sequence ATGAAATTTGGGGTTATAGTTTTTCCAGGTTCTAATTGCGATCGCGATATTTCTACAGTGACGCAAGGATTATTAGCAGCACCTACTCGCATGGTTTGGCATCAGGAGACGGATATCAGTGATTTGGATGTGGTGGTGATTCCTGGAGGCTTTAGTTATGGTGATTATCTTCGCTGTGGAGCGATCGCACAGTTTTCGCCGATCACTAAAAGTATTATTGAACACGCTCAACAAGGTAAGTATGTTTGGGGGATCTGTAATGGATTTCAAATTTTAACCGAAGTGGGTTTATTACCAGGGGCATTGATTCGTAATCGTGGTCTACATTTTATTTGCGATCGCGTCCCACTTAAAATTGAACGTCATGATTTAATCTGGACACAGGCTTATCAAGGTCAACAAGTGATTACCCTCCCTATTGCTCACGGTGAGGGTTGTTATTATGCTGATGATCATACGATTAAAGCTCTGGAAGATAATGGACAAGTTGTATTTCGTTATTCTAATTTTTCAGGAGAAATTAGTAGCGATTACAATCCTAATGGTTCAATTAATAGTATCGCAGGCATAATTAATCAGCAGGGTAATGTTTTGGGTATGATGCCTCACCCAGAAAGGGCTGCCGATGGCTCAATTGGGATTACCGATGGTTTGCCTATGTTTGAAGGTTTATTAAATCTGATTAGTGCTTAA
- a CDS encoding putative ferric uptake regulatory protein: MKVQRTRSQERIMQVLQSLKYSISAQDLYIELKNRQQDLGLATVYRSLEALKIQGEVQVRTLANGESVYSSIKSDRHHLTCVNCGISIAIDECPVHDLEKQLEKAHKFKVFYHTLEFFGLCEKCS; the protein is encoded by the coding sequence ATGAAAGTTCAACGTACCCGTTCTCAAGAGAGAATTATGCAGGTTCTCCAAAGTTTAAAATACTCTATTTCTGCACAAGATCTTTATATCGAACTCAAAAATCGCCAACAAGATTTGGGTTTAGCTACAGTTTACCGTTCCTTAGAGGCATTAAAAATACAGGGAGAAGTTCAGGTAAGAACTTTAGCCAATGGAGAATCTGTTTATAGTTCCATAAAAAGTGATCGCCACCATCTTACTTGCGTTAACTGTGGTATTTCGATCGCGATCGATGAATGTCCTGTACATGATCTTGAAAAGCAGTTGGAAAAAGCCCACAAGTTTAAGGTTTTCTACCACACCTTAGAATTTTTTGGTTTATGTGAAAAATGTAGTTAA
- the clpB1 gene encoding ATP-dependent Clp protease, ATP-binding subunit has translation MQPTNPQKFTEKAWSAIALVQDIAKQNQQQQVETEHLFKALIDEEGLANSIFNKADVSVQLLRNKVDQFINSQPKVSNSSGSVFLGRSLDSLLDRAEKYRLEFGDDYISIEHLVLGFVQDDRFGRKLLQDVGVTEKRLKEIIKQVRGNQKVTDQNPEGKYEALEKYGRELTQLAKEGKLDPVIGRDDEIRRTIQILSRRTKNNPVLIGEPGVGKTAIVEGLAQRIINGDVPESLRDRTLVALDMGALIAGAKFRGEFEERLKAVLKEVTESKGNIILFIDEIHTVVGAGAAQGSMDAGNLLKPMLARGELRCIGATTLDEYRKYIEKDAALERRFQSVLVDEPNVVDTISILRGLKERYEAHHGVSITDTALVAAATLSNRYISDRFLPDKAIDLVDEAAAKLKMEITSKPEELDEVDRRILQLEMEKLSLKKEDDPISKERLEKLEKELADFKEEQTEINAQWQSEKEVIDQIRTLKDDINSVNVEIEQAERAYDLNRAAELRFGKLTQLQKQVGEIEQKLTEKQTTGRSLLREEVLESDIAEIIAKWTGIPLRKLIESEKSKLLLLEEALHERVIGQEEAVTAVADAIQRSRAGLADPQRPTASFIFLGPTGVGKTELAKALAQNLFDTQEALIRIDMSEYMEKHAVSRLVGAPPGYVGYDEGGQLTEAIRRRPYSVILFDEIEKAHPDVFNIMLQILDDGRLTDSQGRTVDFTNTIIIMTSNIGSQYILDIAGDDSKYEEMRSRVMNAMRDNFRPEFLNRIDEIIIFHALNKVQLRNIVQLQVESLEKRLEEQKLALKISDAGLDYLADLGFDPVYGARPLKRAISRYLETAIAKAILRGEYQGGDTIFVDVEDERLTFKRLSTEMLVK, from the coding sequence ATGCAACCAACTAACCCTCAAAAATTTACAGAAAAAGCCTGGAGTGCGATCGCTCTAGTCCAAGACATTGCTAAACAAAACCAGCAACAACAAGTAGAGACAGAGCATTTATTCAAAGCCCTAATTGACGAAGAAGGACTAGCTAATAGTATTTTTAATAAGGCAGATGTTAGCGTGCAACTGCTGAGAAATAAAGTTGATCAGTTTATTAACTCTCAACCAAAAGTTAGTAATTCTAGTGGTAGCGTCTTTTTAGGGCGTAGTTTAGATAGTCTTTTAGATCGTGCGGAAAAATATCGTCTCGAATTTGGTGATGATTATATTTCTATTGAACATTTAGTTTTAGGGTTTGTTCAAGATGATCGTTTTGGACGTAAATTACTACAAGATGTCGGTGTAACAGAAAAAAGACTCAAGGAAATTATAAAACAGGTGCGCGGAAACCAAAAAGTGACAGATCAAAATCCTGAAGGAAAATACGAAGCTCTAGAAAAGTATGGACGGGAATTAACCCAATTAGCTAAAGAAGGGAAACTTGACCCTGTAATTGGTCGTGATGATGAAATTCGTCGTACTATTCAAATACTCTCCCGTCGGACAAAAAATAACCCTGTGTTAATTGGTGAGCCTGGAGTAGGTAAAACAGCAATTGTTGAAGGGTTGGCACAACGTATTATTAATGGTGATGTCCCTGAGTCATTGCGCGATCGCACTTTAGTTGCCCTTGACATGGGTGCATTAATTGCAGGGGCTAAATTTCGCGGTGAGTTTGAAGAGCGTCTTAAAGCTGTACTAAAAGAAGTTACAGAGTCCAAAGGCAATATTATCTTATTTATCGATGAAATCCATACCGTTGTTGGTGCTGGTGCAGCCCAAGGTTCAATGGATGCGGGGAATTTACTCAAGCCGATGTTGGCAAGGGGAGAATTACGTTGTATTGGAGCAACTACCCTCGATGAATATCGTAAGTATATTGAAAAAGATGCTGCATTAGAAAGACGTTTCCAGTCAGTTTTGGTAGACGAGCCTAATGTAGTAGATACCATCTCGATTTTACGTGGGCTAAAAGAACGTTATGAAGCACATCATGGGGTAAGTATTACCGATACTGCTTTAGTTGCTGCTGCTACCTTGTCTAATCGTTATATTAGCGATCGCTTTTTACCAGATAAGGCGATCGACTTGGTGGATGAGGCTGCTGCTAAATTGAAAATGGAGATAACTTCAAAACCAGAGGAATTAGACGAGGTTGATCGCAGAATTCTCCAGTTGGAGATGGAAAAACTATCTTTGAAAAAAGAAGATGATCCCATTTCTAAAGAAAGATTGGAAAAACTAGAAAAAGAATTAGCCGATTTTAAAGAAGAGCAAACCGAAATTAATGCTCAATGGCAGTCGGAAAAAGAAGTAATTGATCAAATTCGTACTCTTAAAGATGATATCAATAGCGTCAATGTAGAAATTGAGCAAGCCGAGCGTGCTTATGATCTTAACCGTGCTGCTGAATTACGTTTTGGCAAACTTACCCAACTACAGAAGCAGGTAGGAGAAATTGAGCAAAAACTAACTGAAAAACAAACTACTGGCAGATCTTTATTGCGCGAAGAAGTTTTAGAATCAGATATTGCTGAAATCATCGCCAAATGGACAGGAATACCTCTGAGAAAGTTAATTGAATCTGAAAAGAGCAAATTACTTCTGCTAGAAGAAGCATTACATGAACGAGTTATCGGACAAGAAGAAGCAGTAACCGCCGTCGCCGATGCAATTCAACGCTCCCGTGCAGGTTTGGCAGATCCTCAGCGTCCCACTGCTAGCTTCATTTTCCTAGGGCCCACTGGAGTAGGTAAAACTGAATTGGCTAAAGCCCTCGCTCAGAATTTATTCGATACCCAAGAAGCCTTGATCCGCATTGATATGTCGGAATATATGGAAAAACACGCCGTCTCTCGTTTAGTCGGTGCGCCTCCTGGGTATGTAGGTTATGACGAAGGTGGACAATTAACCGAAGCTATTCGCCGTCGCCCTTATTCGGTCATTCTCTTTGATGAGATAGAAAAAGCACACCCTGATGTTTTTAATATCATGCTGCAAATCTTAGATGATGGTAGATTAACAGATTCACAAGGTCGTACAGTAGACTTTACGAATACAATCATCATCATGACTAGTAATATAGGTTCGCAGTATATCTTAGATATTGCAGGGGATGATTCCAAATACGAAGAAATGCGATCTCGTGTGATGAATGCGATGCGAGATAACTTCCGTCCTGAATTTCTTAATCGTATCGATGAGATAATTATCTTCCACGCCTTAAATAAAGTTCAGTTACGCAACATTGTTCAGTTACAGGTAGAAAGTTTAGAAAAACGCCTAGAAGAACAAAAACTGGCTCTCAAAATCTCCGATGCTGGTTTAGATTACTTGGCAGATTTAGGCTTCGATCCTGTCTACGGTGCAAGACCACTCAAACGTGCTATCTCTCGCTATTTAGAAACTGCGATCGCTAAAGCAATTTTACGCGGTGAATATCAAGGCGGTGATACTATCTTTGTTGATGTGGAAGACGAAAGACTCACTTTTAAACGTCTATCTACGGAAATGCTGGTTAAATAA